The following coding sequences lie in one Sphingobium sp. KCTC 72723 genomic window:
- the pelG gene encoding exopolysaccharide Pel transporter PelG, translating to MAGIGFKLAKMARDGGVSGVVGAAAYGAMISAGPWLVTVIATLALAQWMPGRIAPDAIAMVQTVLIYGFSLSALMAAPISLLTVRLVADRLYAGADDHIPGLLMAALAGGGLLAFAAGSVVFGFLAGLSLGQASLATLLLTWLTQIWIVSPLLTAIHRYRMVMTAYGMGVAVAALLIGQSPDRILAALAAGVAVTLIALLLTLRHHFRDAPVFGVADLPDPKRAVLLVLTGCASAGAMWIDKMLLWNAPGSVATLGALRLNPINDYGSFLGILTIIPGLTLILIAAETRFDKAFGDMIARCTGTSTMERIEQAREQVMRVILGDFRLLLLVQSIIAALAWVFAVPLFDALGGNVAGIFAFRHTALGVLFHLIAIQMTVILSYYDLFGRILLIWGSFLMASAAAVLIDWDLGFAAFGRGYMVGAVTAAAVGLAVVLQSTSQLTYLLFVGNNPAIIGARGRWF from the coding sequence ATGGCCGGCATCGGGTTCAAACTGGCCAAAATGGCCCGTGACGGCGGCGTGAGCGGTGTCGTGGGGGCGGCTGCTTACGGCGCGATGATCAGCGCCGGTCCCTGGCTGGTGACAGTCATTGCCACGCTGGCGCTGGCGCAATGGATGCCGGGCCGGATCGCGCCCGACGCCATCGCCATGGTGCAGACGGTGCTGATCTACGGGTTCAGCCTGTCGGCGCTGATGGCTGCGCCGATCAGCCTGCTGACCGTGCGCCTGGTGGCGGATCGCCTTTATGCCGGGGCGGACGATCATATTCCCGGCCTGCTGATGGCGGCACTGGCGGGGGGTGGATTGCTGGCCTTTGCCGCAGGGTCGGTGGTTTTCGGTTTCCTGGCTGGCCTGTCGCTGGGCCAGGCATCGCTGGCGACGCTGTTGCTGACCTGGTTGACGCAGATATGGATCGTGTCGCCCCTGCTGACCGCGATCCACCGCTATCGCATGGTGATGACGGCCTATGGCATGGGCGTTGCTGTCGCTGCACTGTTGATCGGGCAATCCCCGGACCGGATATTGGCCGCGCTGGCGGCGGGGGTTGCAGTGACGCTGATCGCGTTGCTGCTGACGCTGCGCCATCATTTCCGCGACGCCCCGGTTTTCGGCGTCGCCGACCTGCCCGACCCCAAGCGCGCCGTGCTGCTGGTGCTGACCGGCTGCGCTTCGGCCGGGGCGATGTGGATCGACAAGATGCTGTTGTGGAATGCGCCGGGCAGCGTGGCGACGCTGGGGGCGCTGCGGCTGAACCCCATCAATGATTATGGCAGTTTTTTAGGGATTTTGACGATCATTCCGGGCCTGACGCTGATCCTGATAGCGGCGGAAACCCGATTCGACAAGGCGTTTGGCGACATGATCGCGCGCTGCACCGGCACGTCGACGATGGAGCGGATCGAACAGGCGCGCGAACAGGTGATGCGGGTGATATTGGGCGATTTCCGGCTGTTGCTGCTGGTCCAGTCTATCATTGCCGCGCTGGCATGGGTATTTGCGGTGCCGTTGTTCGATGCGCTGGGCGGCAATGTCGCAGGGATATTCGCCTTTCGCCACACGGCGCTGGGCGTATTGTTCCACCTGATCGCCATCCAGATGACGGTGATCCTGTCCTATTACGACCTGTTCGGCCGCATCCTGCTGATCTGGGGCAGTTTCCTGATGGCGAGCGCGGCGGCGGTGCTGATCGATTGGGATCTGGGCTTTGCCGCGTTCGGGCGCGGCTATATGGTCGGCGCTGTGACGGCGGCGGCGGTGGGGCTGGCCGTGGTGCTGCAATCGACATCGCAGCTGACCTATTTGCTGTTCGTGGGGAATAATCCCGCGATCATCGGCGCGCGCGGACGGTGGTTCTGA
- a CDS encoding endo alpha-1,4 polygalactosaminidase yields the protein MGASLFRWSRRTLIASGAAMVAAGMGGRAAKADGGGKPWRWAVDYGAHSDPALARDYQLLVLEPDHDRPIAPLRGPDAMLLGYVSLGEVEKNRPYYADLLAAGALLAANPHWPDARMADLRHPAWGKVLLDRVIPGILALGYNGIFIDTADNAEAMEQADPIGKAGMVDAAGALILAIRARFPGIAIMLNRGYALLPRVAGAINHVLGEAMASRWNFARKDYELLTQSDWDWQASRLRAAQAINPALRVMTLDYWHSADRRQVAALYARERAAGFLPYVSTLALDHLVDEPGG from the coding sequence ATGGGCGCTTCCCTTTTCCGCTGGAGCCGTCGCACGCTGATCGCGTCCGGGGCGGCGATGGTCGCTGCCGGGATGGGCGGGCGCGCGGCCAAGGCCGATGGCGGGGGGAAGCCTTGGCGCTGGGCGGTCGATTATGGCGCGCATAGCGACCCGGCGTTGGCGCGGGACTATCAATTGCTGGTGCTGGAACCCGACCATGATCGCCCGATCGCGCCGCTGCGTGGTCCCGATGCGATGCTGTTGGGCTATGTCAGTCTGGGCGAGGTGGAAAAAAACCGACCCTATTATGCCGACCTGCTGGCCGCAGGCGCGTTGTTGGCGGCGAACCCGCACTGGCCCGACGCGCGCATGGCCGACCTGCGCCATCCCGCATGGGGCAAAGTGCTGCTGGACCGAGTCATTCCGGGCATTTTGGCGCTAGGCTATAATGGAATCTTCATCGACACCGCCGATAATGCCGAAGCAATGGAACAGGCGGACCCGATTGGCAAGGCAGGCATGGTGGATGCAGCAGGCGCGCTGATCCTGGCTATCCGCGCGCGCTTTCCGGGCATCGCCATCATGCTGAACCGGGGATATGCGCTGTTGCCGCGCGTGGCGGGCGCGATCAACCATGTGCTGGGCGAGGCTATGGCGTCGCGCTGGAACTTCGCGCGGAAAGACTATGAGTTGCTGACCCAGAGCGATTGGGACTGGCAGGCGAGCCGATTGCGCGCGGCGCAGGCGATCAATCCGGCGCTGCGCGTCATGACGCTGGATTATTGGCATAGCGCCGACCGGCGACAGGTCGCGGCGCTCTACGCGCGGGAACGGGCGGCGGGGTTTCTGCCCTATGTCTCCACGCTGGCGCTCGACCATCTGGTCGACGAGCCGGGCGGATGA
- the pelF gene encoding GT4 family glycosyltransferase PelF translates to MLMQRLRALTRRRSGQRAIEAPEADICLVVEGAYPYVVGGVSGWLQDLMISLPDVHFHIVAIKPDDADTVWKIVPPANVTGVTEIALSTKRKLPRSLPDAPVEAVMQAASDFLHKGGSDRLRALLDALGGIAPAPQVHDLLSHQAAFALLKREYTDDFDRSSFHHFFWASHVLLGGLLCMCLAPLPKARAYHSISTGFAGLFAARATIETGRPLCLTEHGIYQLERQIEVLMADWIGDQVDHGLALERENKDLRDLWRSAFGHYSAACYDCSDPIVALYAANSDVQRRLGAAPDRLRVIPNGIDLDRFDDVVDARDPDAPLVALIGRVVPIKDIKTFIRAAALVHERDPAIRFVVMGPTDEDGDYAAECAAMVRDSGLSDCFDFAGRVRIEEWMPRIDLIVLTSLSEAQPLVILEAGACRIPVVAPDVGSCREMLEGGVDGAGGIITPLVNPTATAEAIMDIVGSTTVRTRMAANLRARVERDYSHTTIIDTYRRLYQDLASRADATLA, encoded by the coding sequence ATGCTGATGCAGCGCCTGCGGGCGCTGACCCGGCGGAGAAGCGGCCAGCGGGCGATCGAGGCACCCGAAGCGGACATCTGTCTGGTGGTGGAGGGCGCCTATCCCTATGTCGTGGGTGGCGTGTCTGGCTGGCTTCAGGATTTGATGATCAGCCTGCCCGACGTGCATTTCCATATCGTCGCGATCAAGCCGGACGACGCGGACACTGTGTGGAAGATCGTGCCGCCCGCCAACGTCACGGGTGTCACCGAAATCGCGCTATCGACCAAGCGCAAGCTGCCCCGGTCGCTGCCCGATGCGCCGGTAGAGGCGGTAATGCAGGCGGCGTCGGATTTTCTGCACAAGGGCGGCAGCGACCGGTTGCGCGCGCTGCTGGATGCGCTGGGCGGCATTGCCCCTGCCCCGCAGGTGCATGACCTGCTGTCGCATCAGGCGGCCTTTGCCCTGCTGAAACGCGAATATACCGACGATTTCGACCGTTCGTCCTTCCACCATTTCTTTTGGGCGTCGCATGTCCTGCTGGGGGGGCTGTTGTGCATGTGCCTGGCCCCGTTGCCCAAGGCGCGGGCCTATCATAGTATCTCGACCGGCTTTGCGGGACTGTTCGCGGCGCGTGCGACGATCGAGACGGGGCGGCCGCTATGCCTGACCGAACATGGGATTTATCAGCTGGAACGGCAGATAGAGGTGTTGATGGCCGACTGGATCGGCGATCAGGTCGACCATGGGCTGGCGCTGGAGCGGGAGAACAAGGATCTGCGCGACCTGTGGCGCAGCGCGTTCGGCCATTATTCCGCCGCCTGTTACGATTGCAGCGACCCGATCGTCGCGCTCTATGCCGCCAATAGCGATGTGCAGCGGCGTTTGGGCGCGGCACCCGACCGGCTGCGAGTCATTCCCAACGGCATCGATCTCGATCGCTTCGACGATGTGGTGGACGCGCGTGATCCCGACGCGCCGCTGGTGGCGTTGATCGGGCGCGTGGTGCCGATCAAGGATATCAAGACTTTCATCCGTGCCGCCGCGCTGGTGCATGAACGCGACCCCGCCATCCGCTTCGTGGTGATGGGACCGACCGACGAGGATGGTGACTATGCCGCAGAATGTGCGGCGATGGTGCGGGATTCCGGCCTGAGCGACTGTTTCGATTTTGCCGGACGGGTGCGGATAGAGGAATGGATGCCGCGCATCGACCTGATCGTGCTGACCAGCCTGTCCGAAGCGCAGCCACTGGTGATATTGGAAGCGGGCGCGTGCCGCATCCCGGTGGTCGCGCCGGACGTGGGCAGTTGCCGCGAAATGCTGGAAGGTGGCGTCGATGGCGCGGGGGGCATCATTACGCCCCTGGTCAATCCGACCGCGACCGCCGAAGCGATCATGGACATTGTGGGATCAACAACGGTGCGGACGCGGATGGCCGCGAACCTGCGCGCGCGGGTCGAGCGGGATTATAGCCACACGACGATCATCGACACCTATCGGCGGCTCTATCAAGACCTGGCGTCGCGCGCGGATGCTACGCTGGCTTAG